In Aquimarina spinulae, a single window of DNA contains:
- a CDS encoding crotonase/enoyl-CoA hydratase family protein, translating into MRQFDCITVEYFRNHELLLWKIKDTGMPNFCLKGLKEFKEFSSWIKDYFSHPDRPLKFIVSASEHEGIYNMGGDLPFFLENIRSKNVSNLKMYAHLCIDAIYNIYSSFDLPILTIALVEGNAYGGGFECALAHDYIIAEGKTQFCLPENKFNLFPGMGAYSLLLRKLSTGDANTILKSDKIHKARYLQSLGLIEELAEKGEGIVSLHSFINKTTEKFNFEYHHVKSKKNVFPLRKEELLKITDLWVEACMKISTFDLRKMEILINAQSRKVKVEF; encoded by the coding sequence ATGCGACAATTTGATTGTATTACAGTAGAATACTTTAGAAACCATGAACTTTTATTATGGAAAATCAAAGATACAGGAATGCCTAATTTCTGTTTAAAAGGACTGAAAGAGTTTAAAGAATTTTCATCTTGGATAAAGGATTATTTTTCACACCCGGATCGCCCTCTTAAGTTCATTGTTTCGGCTTCAGAACATGAAGGGATTTATAACATGGGGGGAGATCTTCCGTTTTTCTTAGAAAATATACGGTCAAAAAATGTAAGTAACTTAAAGATGTATGCACATTTATGTATTGATGCGATTTATAATATCTACAGCTCTTTTGATCTGCCAATACTAACGATCGCCTTGGTAGAGGGAAATGCATATGGCGGTGGATTTGAATGTGCATTAGCCCACGATTATATTATTGCAGAAGGAAAAACGCAGTTTTGTTTACCAGAAAATAAGTTCAATCTATTTCCGGGAATGGGAGCCTATAGTTTGTTATTGAGAAAACTTAGTACAGGAGATGCTAATACAATTTTAAAAAGCGATAAAATTCATAAAGCAAGATATTTACAATCATTGGGGTTAATAGAAGAATTGGCCGAAAAAGGAGAGGGAATAGTATCTTTACATAGTTTTATAAATAAAACAACCGAAAAATTTAATTTTGAGTACCATCATGTAAAAAGTAAGAAAAATGTTTTTCCGCTACGAAAAGAAGAACTTTTGAAAATCACAGATTTATGGGTAGAGGCATGTATGAAGATCAGTACATTCGATCTTCGTAAGATGGAAATCCTCATAAATGCGCAATCTAGAAAAGTAAAAGTAGAATTCTAA
- a CDS encoding heparan-alpha-glucosaminide N-acetyltransferase domain-containing protein, with translation MRNNNRILAIDLARGVSVLMVIIVHTLWIYGDISTQSNTWLGGVVHFIGKGTPMFLIAMGVSFTLSRNQSIVLSIKRALYILAAGYIMNFLKFVLPVLIGTMPDAFIEAYGWTAPATIDNMIYMLLTGDILQLAGVSLLFMGIINKFSKNKYVPLIIAFIIAVVTKEVHGFQLGIGSVDYILDLMWGAKWNVYFAVFPWFSFILIGMFFGMWYKENNKSNAHIFKKMFIAGVLLMLIGGGLCFYNFEYHFGDYFHLGPGGTIYLAGFNLVLMWLAHILVTYIKANRVFEFLYYCSKRVTTIYIIQWVIICWGMGALGYQQFGITGVLILIPFYIMLTLGIQKLLFDKPFWSKHTKKQNNITKNSISLQKP, from the coding sequence ATGAGAAATAATAATAGAATTTTAGCAATAGATTTAGCGAGAGGGGTAAGTGTATTGATGGTAATCATAGTACATACCTTATGGATATATGGTGATATATCTACTCAATCAAATACCTGGCTAGGAGGAGTGGTTCATTTTATAGGAAAAGGAACTCCGATGTTTTTAATTGCAATGGGAGTTTCATTTACCTTATCCAGAAATCAAAGCATAGTATTATCTATAAAACGGGCATTATATATTCTGGCAGCAGGATATATTATGAACTTTCTAAAATTTGTTTTACCAGTTCTAATTGGGACAATGCCAGATGCTTTTATAGAAGCCTATGGCTGGACAGCTCCTGCTACTATAGATAACATGATCTATATGTTGCTTACTGGTGATATATTACAACTTGCTGGAGTTTCTCTATTATTTATGGGAATTATAAACAAATTTTCAAAAAACAAGTATGTACCATTAATTATAGCATTTATAATAGCTGTAGTAACCAAGGAGGTACACGGTTTCCAATTAGGAATAGGAAGTGTGGATTATATCCTGGACCTAATGTGGGGAGCAAAGTGGAATGTATATTTTGCTGTATTTCCTTGGTTTTCTTTTATACTTATTGGGATGTTTTTTGGAATGTGGTATAAAGAGAATAATAAAAGTAATGCCCATATATTTAAAAAAATGTTTATAGCAGGTGTTCTTTTGATGTTGATCGGGGGTGGATTGTGTTTTTATAATTTTGAGTATCACTTCGGAGATTATTTTCATTTAGGACCAGGAGGAACTATTTATCTGGCAGGATTCAATTTAGTGCTAATGTGGTTAGCGCATATATTAGTTACCTATATAAAAGCAAATAGAGTTTTTGAGTTTCTATATTACTGTAGTAAACGAGTAACTACGATATACATCATTCAATGGGTAATTATCTGTTGGGGAATGGGAGCTTTAGGATACCAGCAATTTGGCATTACAGGAGTTCTGATTTTGATCCCTTTTTATATAATGTTAACACTCGGAATCCAAAAATTACTGTTTGATAAACCATTTTGGTCGAAGCACACAAAAAAGCAAAATAATATCACAAAAAATTCAATATCTCTACAAAAACCTTAA
- a CDS encoding sterol desaturase family protein encodes MNETIQIWLDKFQSISGIVIITLVVIEWVILFITRKIESHKEGVVNIVSYILESIPYIFLGKIVILGIMMWGYEYRLFTLGYEWYIWILAYFLYDFMFYVMHFIGHKIRFFWCIHGVHHTAEEMKLTVAVRGSFLIFLHMPHTILWLPLLGFDPFMIFIIELIANLYGLYEHVSEKLIGRQPWLEWILITPSLHRVHHAKNHKYLDTNYGETFSIWDKIFGTLQVELDDEKPVYGLMGDSINSESLWQIQLLLWKELWADMKTAKKLSDKLKYLIMYPGWNHIDGGKKASDYRSEAWIRDELIKRTQKEVQT; translated from the coding sequence ATGAACGAAACAATTCAAATATGGTTAGATAAATTTCAGAGTATTTCTGGAATTGTTATTATAACTCTAGTCGTTATAGAATGGGTTATTCTGTTTATAACCAGGAAAATAGAAAGCCATAAAGAAGGTGTAGTAAATATCGTATCCTATATATTAGAATCGATTCCGTACATTTTTTTGGGTAAGATTGTGATTTTGGGAATAATGATGTGGGGATATGAATACCGCTTATTTACCTTAGGATATGAATGGTATATATGGATACTGGCCTATTTTTTATATGATTTCATGTTTTATGTAATGCATTTTATAGGGCATAAAATTAGATTCTTTTGGTGTATCCATGGGGTGCATCATACCGCAGAAGAAATGAAGTTAACGGTAGCAGTACGAGGATCATTTCTTATTTTTTTGCACATGCCGCATACCATATTATGGCTTCCTCTATTAGGATTTGATCCATTTATGATTTTTATCATAGAGTTAATAGCAAATTTGTACGGACTTTATGAACATGTGAGCGAAAAATTAATCGGTAGACAGCCTTGGTTAGAGTGGATTCTTATAACTCCTTCTCTGCATAGAGTACATCATGCCAAAAATCATAAATACTTAGATACAAACTACGGAGAGACTTTTTCTATTTGGGATAAAATTTTTGGAACCCTACAAGTCGAACTAGATGATGAAAAACCCGTGTATGGATTAATGGGTGATAGTATAAATAGTGAGAGTTTATGGCAAATTCAATTGCTATTATGGAAAGAGCTTTGGGCCGATATGAAGACAGCAAAAAAATTATCAGACAAATTAAAATACTTGATTATGTATCCCGGTTGGAACCATATTGATGGAGGTAAAAAAGCAAGTGATTATAGATCTGAAGCATGGATACGAGACGAACTAATAAAACGAACACAAAAAGAAGTACAAACGTAA
- a CDS encoding IucA/IucC family protein encodes MAKLDMVIQPEVNLDHLRLDVWKKVNRALVKKAISEFTHELLLQPKPQYQEKYWGHFVLVSDIPGITYEFKAKKRSLDHWHIDENSLMKRRNGNLVTVDAIHFILEFRNTLGISDDMLPTYLEEITSTLSGAAYKYHNKKCSSKELAQCSFQVIEHAMTEGHPCFVANNGRIGFDAEDYIKYAPETDNSFQIIWLAGHQDKATFTAVKGFEYKSLMRRELGVATIAKFNITLEDLGLDMESYVFIPVHPWQWHNKIIHIFAADIANMDLVFLGKGEDQYSAQQSIRTLYNKTAPDKLYTKTALSILNMGFMRGLSPYYMQSTPHITAWITELLKDDKYLKKTGFTMLGEVATVGYKNLNYEVLGKTNARNKMLSALWREAPGTKIKEGQQVMTMAAFLHIDNDNTSLLAELIQASSFDIATWLKKYLQCYLSPLLHCFYAYELVFMPHGENLIMVMENHTPVKALMKDITEEVIVFNSELNLPEEVKRLYTETSDKMKVLSIFTDVFDCFFRFMGDILEEYCEYPDGLFWELVADCINTYQRKHPELEAQFKKYDLFVSEFDRCCLNRLQLNNTKQMLNLADPIESLQLVGTLKNPIAEYRNNKVRITAVSNL; translated from the coding sequence GGGACATTTTGTTTTGGTCTCAGATATACCAGGAATTACCTATGAGTTTAAAGCTAAAAAACGAAGTCTTGATCATTGGCATATCGATGAAAATAGCCTTATGAAAAGACGAAATGGAAATCTGGTGACTGTAGATGCCATACATTTTATTTTAGAATTTAGAAATACTTTGGGAATTTCTGATGACATGTTGCCTACCTATCTCGAAGAGATTACCAGTACCTTATCTGGTGCGGCATATAAATATCACAATAAAAAATGCTCTTCAAAAGAATTAGCACAATGTAGCTTTCAGGTAATAGAGCATGCAATGACCGAAGGACATCCTTGTTTTGTGGCTAATAATGGGCGAATAGGTTTTGATGCCGAAGATTACATTAAATATGCCCCCGAAACCGATAATTCGTTTCAGATTATATGGCTGGCTGGTCATCAAGATAAAGCGACATTTACCGCAGTAAAAGGATTTGAATATAAATCACTAATGAGGCGAGAACTTGGTGTCGCTACCATAGCCAAATTTAATATTACATTAGAAGACTTAGGGTTGGATATGGAATCCTATGTTTTTATACCCGTTCACCCCTGGCAATGGCATAATAAGATCATTCATATTTTTGCTGCAGATATTGCAAATATGGATCTTGTGTTTCTGGGAAAAGGAGAAGATCAGTATTCTGCGCAACAATCGATAAGAACATTATACAATAAAACGGCTCCTGATAAATTATATACAAAAACAGCACTATCTATTTTAAACATGGGGTTTATGCGAGGTCTTTCTCCATATTATATGCAAAGCACACCCCATATCACTGCTTGGATAACAGAATTGCTTAAAGATGATAAATACCTTAAAAAAACAGGGTTTACCATGTTGGGTGAAGTTGCTACTGTTGGATATAAAAACCTTAATTACGAAGTTTTAGGTAAGACAAATGCTCGTAATAAGATGCTTTCTGCTTTATGGAGAGAAGCTCCTGGGACTAAGATTAAAGAAGGTCAGCAGGTAATGACCATGGCTGCCTTTTTACATATAGATAATGATAATACTTCATTGTTAGCAGAATTGATACAAGCTTCTTCATTTGATATTGCAACCTGGTTAAAAAAATATCTACAATGCTACCTAAGTCCGTTATTACACTGTTTCTATGCTTATGAGTTGGTTTTTATGCCACATGGCGAAAATCTGATTATGGTGATGGAGAATCATACTCCTGTAAAGGCACTGATGAAAGATATTACCGAAGAAGTAATCGTTTTTAATTCTGAATTAAACTTACCCGAAGAAGTAAAACGCCTGTATACCGAAACTTCTGATAAGATGAAAGTACTTTCAATTTTTACAGATGTGTTTGATTGCTTTTTTAGGTTTATGGGAGATATACTTGAAGAATATTGTGAGTATCCTGATGGACTATTCTGGGAGTTGGTTGCCGATTGTATTAACACATATCAACGAAAACACCCTGAATTAGAAGCGCAATTCAAGAAATATGACCTTTTTGTATCAGAATTTGATAGATGTTGCCTCAATAGATTACAATTAAACAATACAAAACAAATGCTGAATCTGGCAGACCCTATAGAGAGTTTACAATTAGTAGGAACCCTTAAAAACCCTATTGCAGAGTATCGTAATAATAAAGTAAGGATTACAGCTGTGAGTAACTTATAA